From the genome of Lusitaniella coriacea LEGE 07157:
TAAACTGCAACAAAACCACTCAAAACGAGAAAATAATCAACACCCGCAGAACCAAATTGAAAGAAGTCGAACAAAAAGGGTTGATTGAGGTTTTCATTACTCAATTGATCGACATGAAATAAGACGACCAATAATGCTGCAATACCTCGAAAGGCTTGAAGGAGATTGAGTTGAACTCTTTTGAAAGAGGCTTTATTTTGCATAATTAAGGAGGGTGAGGAACTCAAAGCTGGTGACTAGCGTTTAAATTCAGCGCAAAAGTGGCTTATTGATAGCATTCCCTGAAATGTCCGTTCAATTGCTATCGGGAAAAATCAATGATGAGCGCTTGTCTTAATCGATTTATTGCTAGGTTGATTTTGAGCTTAGGGAAATCTAACATAATTGAGGCAAGTCTTGCTAATGTTAGATTTCATGAAGTGACGAGGAACGTGGATGGACATTTTCTTAGCTAGCATGACACACCTTGAGAGTTTATCGATATTGTTTGATCGCTACCGCGTTTTTTACGAACAGCCATCAGATGTTGAAGCAGCTCAACAGTTTCTCAAAGAACGTTTTACCAATAACGATTCAGTGCTGTTTATTGCCAGCGATAGAGATGAAATGGTTGGGTTTACTCAGCTTTATCCCAGCTTTTCTTCTGTGTCGATGAAGCGGGTATGGATATTGAACGATTTGTACGTC
Proteins encoded in this window:
- a CDS encoding GNAT family N-acetyltransferase, whose protein sequence is MDIFLASMTHLESLSILFDRYRVFYEQPSDVEAAQQFLKERFTNNDSVLFIASDRDEMVGFTQLYPSFSSVSMKRVWILNDLYVKVSHRRKGIATSLIRTVEQYARDSNAVRVVLATQISNVSAKKLYEARGYIHDKAFDYYTLSL